The sequence below is a genomic window from Streptosporangium lutulentum.
TGCGTCACCGGTTCACCGAGGGGCAGGTCCGCGGCATCGTGTCGGCGCTGGACACCGCCGGGGTGCAGGTGATCGAGGTGTCGCACGGCGACGGCCTGGGTGGGTCGTCGTTCAATTACGGCTTCTCCGGCACCGACGAGTTCGCGCTGATCAAGGCGGCCGTCGACGAAGCCGAGCAGGCCCGCATCGCGGTGCTGCTGCTGCCCGGCGTGGGAACGATCCACGACCTGAAGCACGCACACGACTGCGGCGCGCAGGTCGCCCGTATCGCCACTCACTGCACCGAGGCGGACGTGTCGATCCAGCATTTCGCCGCGGCCCGCGACCTGGGCATGGAGACGGTCGGTTTCCTCATGCTCTCGCACCGCCTGGGGCCTGAGGAACTGGCCAGGCAGGCGCGCGTCATGGTCGACGCCGGTGCGCAGTGCGTCTACGTCGTCGACTCCGCCGGCGCCCTCATCCTCGGCGACGCGCAGGAGCGGATCAAGGCCTTGTACGCCGAGATCGGCCACCAGGCCCAGGTCGGCTTCCACGGCCACCAGAACCTGTCGCTGGGCGTGGCCAACTCGGTGCTCGCGGCGCAGAACGGCGCGCTGCAGATCGACGGCGCGCTGTGCGCCCTCGGCGCGGGCGCGGGCAACGCGCCCACCGAGGTCGTGGCCGCGACGTTCGAACGGCTCGGCATAGCGACCGACGTCGACGTGCAGCGGGTCATGCAGGCGGCCGAGGACGTGGTCAAGCCGATGCTGCCGCGGCTGCCGTGGATGGACCGCGCCGCGATCACCCAGGGGCACGCCGGCGTCTACTCCTCGTTCCTGCTGCACGCGGAGCGAGCGGAGGAGCGGTACGGAGTGCCCGCGCACGAGCTCTTGCAACGGGTCGGCGAGCTCGGATACGTCGGCGGCCAGGAGGACATGATCATCGACGTGGCCCTGTCCATCCTGGAAGAGCGCGAGACGGCCGGGAGCGCGCGATGAGCACCTGGACCGTCGACCGCGCGGCCACCACGCTGCTGGCGTGCGAGGACGAGCGCACCGACCGCGAGCCGATCACCGACCAGTGGCCCGACCTCGACCTGCGTACCGCGTACGAGATCCAGGACGAGACGCTGCGCCGCCGCCTCGCCCGCGGCGAGCACCTGGTGGGGGTCAAACTCGGCCTCACGTCGAGGGCCAAGCAGGAGCGGATGAACATCTCCTCGCCGCTGGTCGCCTGGCTGACCGACGCGATGGTGCTGCCGGCCGGCGCCCCGGTCCCGGGCGCGCGGCTGATCCACCCGCGGGTCGAACCGGAGATCGTCTTCCTGATGCGCGAGCGTCTGGCCGGCCCGGGCGTCACAGCGGCGCAGGCCCTCGCGGCCGTCGACCGCGTCTACGCCGGCGCCGAAGTGATCGACTCCCGCTACCGCGACTTCCGCTTCACCCTGCCCGACGTCGTCGCGGACAACGCGTCGTCGGGCGCGTTCCTGGTCGGGGCGATCGGGCTCAGGCCCGAGCAGCTGGACCTGACGCTGGAGGCGGTGCTCGTCGAGATCGACGGCCGTGTCGTCGACTCCGCGACCGGCGCCGCCGTACAGGGCAACCCGGCCGAGGCGCTGGCCCTCGCGGCCAACGACCTCGCGCGGCGCGGCCTGGCGATCGAGGCGGGGCAGCTGGTCCTCACCGGCGGCATGACCGACGCCGTTCCCGCCCCGGCCGGGGCGCGGATCGCCTTCCACTTCAGCAGCCTCGGTTCGATCCACCTGTCCGGAGGCGCGTGATGCCACTCGTCCAGGTCACTCTGCGCGAGGGCCGGTCGCCCGAACAGCTCCGCGCCCTCATCAGCGCGCTCACCACCGCCGTCACCTCGACGGTCGGAGCCCCGAAGGAGGCGGTCCGCGTGATCATCTCCGAGGTGCCGCCGACCCACTGGGCAGCCGGTGACGTCACACTCGCGGAAAGGACACAAGCAGATGGCTGACCTGCCCTTCTTCGGACATGTCATCGACGGGGCCGAGGTTCCCTCGCTCGACGGCGCCCGGTTCCCCTCGATCGACCCCTGGACGCGTGAGCCGTGGGCGGACGTGGCGCTGGGCGGCCAGGCCGACTCCGACCGCGCCGTCGCCGCGGCGCGGAAGGCGTTCGACGAGGGGCCGTGGCCCCGGATGAGCTTCGATGAGCGCGGGGCGATCCTGCACCGTCTCGCCGACCTGATCGAGGAGCACGCGGACGAGCTGGGGCTCGCCGACACTCGCGACATGGGCAAGCCGATCGCCCAGAGCAAGGGCAACGACGTAGCCCGTGCGGCGCACAACTTCCGCTTCTTCGCCGACCACGCGCGCCTGTCGGTCGGCGAGGTGCTGCCGATGGGCGACCGGCACCACACGTACACGCTGTTCCAGCCCGCCGGCGTCGTAGCCGCGATCGCCCCGTGGAACTTCCCGCTCATGCTGGAGACCTGGAAGGTCGCGCCCGCACTCGCGTGGGGCAACACCGTGGTGCTGAAGCCGGCCGAGGACACCCCGACGTCGGCGACGATCCTCGCCCGCCTGGCGATCGAGGCCGGCATGCCCGCCGGCGTGTTCAACGTCGTGCACGGGTACGGCCCCGACTCCGCCGGTCAGGCGCTGACGGAGAACCCGGACGTCGACCGGATCACGTTCACGGGTGAGTCCGGGACCGGGCGGATCATCGCCCGTGCGGGGGCGGCGAACCTCGTCCCGGCCAGCCTGGAACTGGGCGGCAAGGGCGCCAACATCGTCTTCGCGGACGCCGACCTCGACAACGCCGTGGACTGGTCGATCCGCGCGATCTTCACCAACGCCGGCCAGGTCTGCCTGGCCGGGTCCCGGCTCTACGTCGAGCGCTCGGTCTACGACGAATTCCTCGCGCGGTTCGTGACCGCGGCGGAGGCCATGGTCATCGGCGACCCGAAGGAGCCGACGACCCAGTTCGGTCCGCTGGCCGGCGAGGAGCACTACAACAAGGTGCGGTCGTACGTCGAGAGCGTCGAGGCGGAGGGCGGCAAGATCCTCACGGGCGGTCTCGGCGACGGCTGGATCGTTCGGCCCACGGTCGCGGTCGACCTTCCCGACGACTCCAAGCACGTGTGCGAGGAGATCTTCGGGCCGCTTGTCCGGGTCGCGCCGTTCGACACCGAGGACGAGGTCGTCCGGGCCGCCAACGACACCCCGTACGGACTGAACGCGATGGTCTTCAGCGAGAACCTCAGTCGCGCGCACCGTGTCTCGGCGCGGTTGAAGGCGGGGACGGTCTGGGTGAACTGCTTCTTCATCCGCGACCTGCGGGCCCCGTTCGGGGGCGTCGGCGACTCCGGCATGGGGCGCGAAGGCGGCAACTTCAGCCGTGAGTTCTTCACCGAGCCGAAGGCCGTCGTCATGCAGATCGCCCGGAGCTGACAACCGATCCGGAGGCATTGACGCCAATCATTATTATGAATATGTTGCCTGCAACCGGCGGGAACGGACACGGACGGCGTGCGACCGGGAAACGGTTGCCTCAGCCGGGCGTGCGGACGTCCCGCCCGCGACGTCAAAAATCCACTCACTCGACCAGTCTCGATCAGTAAGGAAAGGCATGTCTCCTCACCCCGTTTACACTCCCGCGGCCCCGATGCTCGGCTTCTCGGCCGGCACCCCGTCGCCGCTCTCGCAGGCGGTCGTGCACAACGGCGTCATCTACTGCTCGGGCAGCGGCCCGCTCGACGCCGAGACACTCGAGATCGTCTCGGACGACATCGCGGAGCAGACCCAGAAGGCGCTGACGAATCTGCTCGCGGTCGTCGAGGCCGGCGGCGGCACGAAGTCGTCCATCCTCAAGGTCAACACCCACCTGCGCGACCTCGCCAACTTCGCCGAGTACAACCGCGTTTACCGCGCCTTCTTCGAAGGCGTCGAGTTCATGCCGGCCCGTACGACGACCGAGTCCTCGCCGCCCCGCGCCGGGGTGCTCGTCGAGATCGAGTGCATCGCCGCGGTCGTCTCCGACGAGTGACCCGACCGATGTCGTCAACGCGGCCCGTAACCGGTGGCCGCGTCAGATAGGAGCTTCAGATGTCCAGCGAACCGCTCACCCTTCCCGTCATCGACCTCGACGAGGTCACCCGCCGAATCGAAAGCAGCACCGCTCGGGTCGAGGTCCTGTGGCAGCAGGGGGAGACTCTCGCCTTCGTGGCGCGGGGCCGCGAGTACCGCAGCGAATTCCACATCAATCCGAGCGACGAGATGTCGTACGTGATCCGCGGTGAGATGAACCTGCACTACCTGACGCCGGAGGGCGAGGAGAAGATCGCCACGATCCCGCAGGGATCGATGAACTACACCCCGGCCGGCGTCCCGCATTCGCCGCGTTTTCCGCCGGAAGCCTACATCGTCGTGATGGAGCGGCAGCGCCGCCCGGAGGAGATGGATCGCTTCCAGTGGTTCTGCCCGTCGTGCGGCGAGTTCCTCCACGAGGTCACGTTCCACGTCGGTGACTACTCCGCGGATCCGGTCGGCAAGGCGTACCGGAGCTTCTGGGACGACCTCGACGCGCGCACCTGTGACAAGTGCGGCTCAGTCATGCCCGCCGAGTAGTCAGACACCGAAGGCACTCACCCCCATGATGACTACTGAGCCGAGCCCGATCCTGCGGGCCAGCGGCATCTCGGTCCGCTACGGCCTCGCCACCGCGGTCGCCACGTGTTCGCTCGAGATCGCGCGCGGAAGCTACGTGTGCCTTCTGGGCCGCAACGGCGCCGGAAAGACGAGCCTGGTCAGCGCCCTGGCCGGTGCCCTTCCGCGAGATGGCCGCATGTGGTTCGACGGGCATGAGGTGGCGACGAGCAAGTCCACGTGGTTGGCGCGCAACGGAATGCTGGTCATCCCCGAGGGACGCCACCTGTATCCCAGCCTGACGGTCGAGGACAACCTCGTCCTCGGGGCGTACGCCTGGACCCGCAGCGCCAGGGAGGCGCGCCGGGCCCCCGAGCTGGAACAGGTCTACGACCTGTTCCCCCGCCTGGCCCAGCGCAAGCGGCAACTGGCCGGGACGATGTCCGGCGGTGAGCAGCAGATGGTGGCGCTCGGCCGGGCGCTGATGGGACGCCCGCGGCTGTTGATGTTGGACGAGCCCTCGCTGGGCCTGAGCGAGGCGATGATCGAGAAGACGTACGAGGTGTTGCGCGACCTGCGGGCGACCGGATTGAGCGTACTGCTCGTCGAGGAGAGCCCGCACCGCGCACTCGAACTGTGCGACGTCGGCATCGTCATGTCCTCGGGATCGATCATCGCCGAGCGGCCCACCGCGGAGCTGCTGGCTCCGGGCGTCCTCGAGTCTTATTACCTCGGAACGAAAGCCGCCTGACCATGACGACGTTCCTGCAGCTCATAGTGTCCGGGATCATCTCAGGCGCCGGCTTCGGTCTGTTCGCGCTGGCCCTCTCGCTGGTCTACCGGGTCACCAACGTCATCAACCTGGCCTTCGGCGAGATCGCGATGGTCGGCGTGCTCGGGGCCGTTTTCCTGCACGACCACGGACTGCCGTGGGCGGTCGCGGGAATCGTGATGATCGCGGTGGGCGGTGTCCTCGGTCTGGTCTTCGACCTGCTCGTGACGCGCTCCGGCAGGGCCGGCAAGCTCGGCGGCTCCGACTTCACCCAGAAGTTCCTGCTGACCCTGGCGCTGTCGATCACGCTCCAGGGTGTGGGTCTGCGGATCTTCGGTCGCGACGTGCACACCCTGGCTCCGATTCTGGAAGACAAGGCATGGCGGCTGGGCTCGGTCGCGATCGACCCCAACGGCGTGCTGGTCGTGCTCTTCGGGTTGGCCGTCGTGGCCGCGCTGTGGGTCGCCTTCCGTACGACCCTGGTCGGCAAGGCGATGCTGGCCTGCGGCATCAGCGAGCGCGGCTCGCTGGCCGTCGGGATCAACCTCCGGTCTTTCCGGACCGCGGCCTTCGTCATCGCCTGCGCGATCGCGGCGACGACCGGTGTCCTCATGGGCTCGTCGGTTCCGTTCAGCTACACCAGCGGGTTCTCGATCGCGATCATCGGCCTGGTGGCGGCAAGTCTGGTATCACTCGGCAACCCCATCCTCGGCTTCTTCGGCGGCATCGGTGTGGGCTTGCTGCAGTCAATCGTTGGAGGCTACATGAGTGGTGACTACCAGAGCAGCATCACCATCGCAGTGATGATCGCGGTCATTCTGGTCAAGCCGAGGGCCACGCAGTGGGCAACCTGACTCTTCGCCGTCCGTCCCGTGGCGGCTCCGGCGCCCTCGGTGAATGGGCTCGCCCGCTCGGCCACGGCACGCTCGTGGCCGGATGCGGCGTCATCGCCCTGCTGGCGATGCAGAACAGCTACCTGCTTCCGACCCTCGTCCTGGCCATCGTCTTCTCGATCGTGGTCGTCGGCCTCGACGTGCAGCTCGGCTACGCCCGGCAGCTGGTGTTCTCGCAGCCGGTGTTCATGGCGGTCGGGGCGTACTCGACCGGGTACCTCACCTCCGTCCGGCAGATGGGCACGGTGCCGGCGTTCCTCATCGGGCTGGGCATCTCGCTCGTGCTGGCCGTGGTCGTCGCCCTCGCGGTCAGCCGCGCGCGCGGAATCGCGCTGACGATCGTCACCGTCTTCCTCGTCCTGATCCTCACCAACATCCTGAGCGTGACCAAGTCGCTCGGTGGTACCGACGGCCTGGCGGGCATCCCGGCGGCGGCGATCGGCGGGCACGAGATCTCGACCCCGCTGCAGTTCGGCTGGCTCGCGCTGGTCGTCCTGGTCCTGTGTGTCGGCGTGGCCTCCCGCTTCGTGCACTCGGGTACCGGCGTCGAGGTGGCGCTGGCGGCGGAGAGCGAGGAGGCGGCCCGGGCGTTCGGCGTGCACGTCGCCCGCCGTCGTCTGCTCGTGTTCGTGTTCGCGGCGGCCTGCGCGGACATCGCGGGGTCGCTGTACGCGCAGTCGCAGGGGTTCGTCTCGCCGGACGGGTTCAACATCACGCTCGCGATGAATCTGCTGCTCATGCTGTACCTCGGTGGCAAGCGCTCGGTGATCGGCGGCATCGCCGGGTCCGTGATCCTGACGTTTCTGCCGGTGGTGTTCTCCGGCATCGCCGACTACTTCCTGCTCGTCGAGGGTGCGGCGTTCGTCCTGGTGCTCCTGGTCGCGCCTGACGGCATCGTCGGCCTCGTGAGCACCGGTGTTCGCCGGCTGACCGCCCGGTGGGGCGTACGGTTCGGCCGGGCGCGTCTCTCCGGGGCCGTGACCGGCGAGGAGGCGACGACGCCCGCCCACGCCGCCGCCACGGTGGACACCGTCGTTCATGCGCGCGACCTGACCAAGCGCTACAGCGGCATCACCGCCGTCAACGAGTTGTCCCTGGCGGTGCCGGGGACCGGCATCACCGCCGTGATCGGCCCGAACGGCGCCGGCAAGTCCACGTTCTTCGACCTCATCGCGGGAGCGCAGCGCAGTGATGCGGGAACGCTCCAGTTCCGCGGTGCCGACGTCACCGGCGAGCCCGACTGGCGCCGTGCCCGGATGGGCGTCGCGCGCACGTTCCAGCGAGTACGGCTCGCCGAAGAGCTCAGCGTGCTCGACAACGTCGCGGCCGGTAGCCGTCTCGCGAACAAGGCCGGACTCGTCCGTACCCTCTTCGTCCCGAACCTGACCAGGGCGCGGCGTGCGGCCTGGCAGACGCTTGAGCGGATGGAGCTGTCTCACCTGGCGGCCGTCCGGCCGGGCGAGCTGACCCTGGCGAACCAGCGCATGGTCGAACTCGCCCGCTGCCTGGCCGGAAGCCCGGCGCTGTTGCTCCTCGACGAACCCGCGTCCGGGCTCAGCGACAGTCAGCGGTCTGACCTGGCGCAGGTGTTGAACGCACTCGAGAACGTGCCCGTGCTGATCATCGAGCACGACCTGGATTTCGTCGGAGCACTCACCGACCACGTCGTGGTCGTGGCGCTGGGCGAAACGATCTTCGACGGACGGTTCGACGAACTCGCGGCGGACCGGGGAGTCGCCGACGCGTTCCTGTCGGCCGGCCGGCACAAAGCCAACGGCGAGAGCCGTACCGAGGACGCCGACCGAAGTCTCGAAGCCGCGACGGGGGCACCGACCGGCGACGGGTGACGGTTGACACGGAGAACACCTGGTACAGCGGGCCGCCCGACGTGCGGGCGGCCCGGAAGTCGATGTACCGCAGCTGGTGCGGCATGCCGCCACACCGGTAGGTCGAGCTGCGCCGATAGCGGGCGCACTCACGAAATGAGGTAGTTGAAGTGAAAGTTCGATCTGCTGTTGTCGCGGGTGTGCTCGGTGCCGTGCTCGCGACCAGCCTGACGGCCTGCGGTTCCTCGTCGGCCTCCGACGCCGACTCCGCCGGCGGCTCCGGCTCGGGCGGCGACATCCAGCTGGGCGCCGTCTACTCGCTGACCGGCCCGACCTCGGTGCTGGGTCTGCAGGACAGCGAGGGCGCCAAGGCGGCGGTGAAGTACCTGAACGACAACGGCGGGCTGCTGGGCAAGCAGATCAACCTGACGGTACTGGACGACAAGTCCCAGCCGTCGCTGGCCGTGCAGCTCGTCGGCCAGCTCACGAGCCGCAACCACGTGTCGGCGATCGTCGGCCCGGACGAGCAGACCGCGGTGACGGCCGCCGTGCCGGCCGCCGCCCGGGCCCAAGTGCCGATCATGACGAACGGCGGCAGCTGGCCGGGTCCGCTCAAGGCCGACCAGCAGAAGTGGGGCTGGGCCGCCACCACGCCGACCACGGTGATGATCGACCAGTTCATCGACTACTTCAAGGCCACCGGCGTGAAGAAGGTCGCCATCCTCGGCAACGGTACGTCGTTCTCCGACGCGCTGCCGGCGTACCTGGCCACGAAGACGGACCTGCCGTTCACGGTCGTGGTGAACTCGAAGTTCACCTCGGGGGCCGTCGACGTCTCGCCGCAGGTCCTCCAGGCGGTCAACGCCAAGCCCGACTTCGTCATGTCGTGGATGTCGGGTCCCGACGCGGTGAACGTGGTCAAGACGTTCAAGCGGCTGAACGTGGACGTCCCGCTGGGCATGAACGGCGGCACGACGACACCGAGCTTCGTGGACGCGGCCGGCAAGGACGCCCTGACCGGGGTGATCGCCGGCACCTACTCGGCCCAGCTGTACGACTCGCTGCCGGCGGACACCGCCAACAAGACGCAGGTCAAAGCCTACCTCGACGGTATGGCCGCGGCAGGCCTCGACGCCGCCGGCGGCGCGAGCAACGCGATCATGGGCTGGGAGTCCGTGATGTCGCTCGCCGACGCCATCAAGACGGCCGGCTCCGCCGACTCCGAGAAGATCAACACGGCTCTGGCCGGCCAGCACTTCGTCGGCGCGATGTCGGTGTGGACGCGCACGGCCGACGACCACGCCGGCGCCGAGGGCGGTTACCTCCTCGCCAAGTTCGACGGCAACGAGTGGAAGGGCCTGAGCAACCCCGAATCCTGACCCGGCTCGCGGGACCGGTATCCACCATCGTGGGTATCGGTCCCGGCCCGTTTCACCACTACAGACGACGACAGTCGCTCGGGCCGCCGCCCGGCACCGCTTGGAGGACGAATGGACAGCATTGAGATCGGCGACGTCTCGGTCAACCGCATCGAGGAGTTCGTCCACTGGGCGATGCCGATCGATCGGTACTTCCCCGGAACCGACGAGGCCGCCTGGCTGGCGAACCGGGACTGGCTTGAGCCGGACCACTGGGACGCCACCTCCAAGCGGGCGCACACCGTGTTCCACAGCTGGTTGATCCGCAGCGGCGGGCAGAACATCCTCGTCGACACCGGGGTCGGCAACGGCAAGCTGCGCCCGTCCATGCCGGACTTCAGCATGCGGCAGACGCCGTACCTGCAGACCCTGGAGTCCGCCGGCTTCCGGCCGGACGACATCGACCTGGTGATCTGCACGCACCTGCACGTCGACCACGTCGGATGGAACACGCACGGTGTGGACGGCGAGTGGGTCCCGACGTTCCCGAACGCGCGTTACGTCTTCGCCCGGCCCGAGGTCGAGTTCTGGGATCCCGGCAACAAGATCCGCCGCCGCGGCGAGCAGGTCAACGAGAACGTCTTCGACGACAGCGTGCGGCCGATCCTGGACGCCGGCCTGGCCGACGTCTGGGACGGACCGAGCCTGACGATCGACGAGAACGTCCGCCTCGAACTCGCCCCCGGTCACACGCCGGGCCTGGCGGTCGTGAAGGTGCGGGCCGGATCGGACCAGGCGATCTTCGTCAACGACATCCTGCACTCGCCGATGCAGGTGCTGGACTGCGCATTGAACAGTTGCTTCTGCGAGGACGAGGCCGAATCCGTCGAGACCAGGAAGAACGTTCTGGGCTGGGCGGCCGACAACCGTGCGCTGATCTTCCCGGCCCACTTCAACGGACAGCACGTCTTCCGTGCCGAGCGGCGGGACGGCCGCTTCGCGATCGCCGAGTGGATCTGAACCCGCGGCGACTGCCGCGCTCCGGGCGGCCCCGGATCCGGCCGCTCCGGAGCGACCCAGTCTCGGTTTGTGGTGCCTCTTCCTGATCACGTATCGCCCGGGGTCAGGGAGAGGCTCGTGGTCCGCGCGTCTACCGCGGCCGACGTCGCGGAGGCAGCCGTGACGGACGCCATCGCGGCCGACCGAGTATCGGCCGGCCGCCTGACGACGGCATGACCGGCGCTCTAGCGACGCGAGGCGGTCAGGCGGGCATGCCGCGCCGCCATCGTCTCCGCACGCTTGCGCGAACCGCTTTCGATCGCGTCGACCAGGTCGCGGTGCACCATCACACCGTCGCCGTTGAGGGCCGTTTCGGTCGTCACCGCGGAAACTCGGCTGGATACGAAATCCAGGAGCCCCAGGTACAGATTCCGCAGAATCAGGTTGGGCGAGATCTCAGCCATGCGGCGGTGTAGTTGCCAATTCGTCTTCAGGTATTGAGCAGCGTCGCCGGCGGCGCTCATCTGCTCCAGGATCTTGCGTAGGTCCGCGATATCGGCCTCGGTGCGGTGCTTGGTGGCATCGCGAATGACGAGTGGCTCCAGGCCGTCACGAATGTCCAGTGAGTCGGCGACGGATACCGATTCCCCGCTGAGTTCGAGCATTTTGCGCCCGAGACGAACAACAAGGGTCGGGCTGGCCACGAAGAGGCCTCCGCCGATGCCCGGCCTGACCTCGATCGTGCCGCGCGAACTCAGCAGCCGAACCGCCTCGTTGACGGTCGCGACCGCGACGTTGAACTCTTGGCGCAGGCTTTCCTTGGTGCCGAGGTGGTGACCGGCAGGCAAGTTCTGTTCGCTGATCCGCTCCTCGATCCGCTTCGCCACGGCGTCGGAGCGGGATGTCCACGGCACGCCCGACGTCTGGTCGCTGCTCACAGCCTTGCCTTTCCATTCGTCCGCGTAGATACAAGCCTAGCGTGCTATGGGCCTTGATCCTAAGGGGCGGGTCGTGCTCGTTCCGCCAAGGCGCTGATCAAACGCTCGGCGTTCCCTCCGAGGATCGCATCCCTTGCCTCTTCGGCGACCGACAACTTGCCGACCGTCGAGGCGGCGTCGACGTCGGCGAGATCGAAGGGCATGTCGGTGCCCAGCAGCACCCGCTCGGCACCCACTTCTTCGATGAGCCGCTCGAGCATCTCGCCGCTGAACACCGCGGTGTCATAATGCAGCCGCCGCAGATAGTACGCCGGAGGATTGGGGACCGTCTGGGTCTCGGCTTTGCGCGTCCACCCGATCGTCAGGCGGGGGGCGAGGCCGGTGAGGCACCCGCCGCCGTGG
It includes:
- a CDS encoding FadR/GntR family transcriptional regulator, whose product is MSSDQTSGVPWTSRSDAVAKRIEERISEQNLPAGHHLGTKESLRQEFNVAVATVNEAVRLLSSRGTIEVRPGIGGGLFVASPTLVVRLGRKMLELSGESVSVADSLDIRDGLEPLVIRDATKHRTEADIADLRKILEQMSAAGDAAQYLKTNWQLHRRMAEISPNLILRNLYLGLLDFVSSRVSAVTTETALNGDGVMVHRDLVDAIESGSRKRAETMAARHARLTASRR